The genomic region GTCAGGCCGCAGGGGCCCCTTTGTTGTGGTTAACTGTGGAGCAATACCCCATGGACTCTTTGAGAATGAACTTTTTGGGCATGAACCTAACTCCTTCACGGGTTCATCCAAAACGGGGCTAAAAGGTAAAATAGAAATAGCCGACGGAGGTACCCTTTTTCTTGACGAAATTGGTGAAATTTCACTATACTCCCAGGCAAAACTTTTGCGGGTAATAGAGAGGGGCGAGTTCTGGAAGCTTGGTGCTATGAAACCCACAAGGGTTGATGTTAGGTTTATCGCTGCAACCAACAGACCTCTTAGAGAATTTGTTAATGTGGGCAGATTTAGGAAGGATCTTTACTTTAGATTGAAAGGAATGGAGATTGTAATTCCCCCCTTAAGAGAGAGAAGGGAATTGATAGAGGCCCTCGTCAACAGTTTTCTCCGAGAGTTTTCCGGAGGCAGGGTCTATTTCACCGGCGATGCGATTGGAATTTTGAGGGCATATCATTGGCCAGGAAATGTAAGAGAACTCAAATACCTTGTCCAATACGTAGTGGATGAGATTAAAGAAGGACCTGTTTCTGCAACCAAAGTTAAGTCCATCTTGGGAATGGAAAGGTCCGTATGTCCTTATGAAGAGGCCAAGAGGCAATTTGACAGAAGTTACATTTTAAGTGCGCTGGAATTAAATGCAGGGAATATAACGAAAACTGCCCAGCAGTTGGGTATGTCGAGGCGCTGGCTTCAGTTGAAAATGAACGAACTTGGTCTTAAGAATCAAAGGGAATTTTAAGGAGACATAGGTGTCAAAAATCTTGACACGCTGTCTTCTTTGATTTAAGCCAGTTTTGGCCATTAGTGGTTTTTAACTGTTAAGTTTTTTGACACCTTCTCTACCCCCATTACTTTGAAAATTGCCTTCCTATCGAGGTTTCAAGCATCGGAAGATTTTGGCACAAAATTCGCAGTATTTATACCAAAAGGGGGTTAAAATGGTCAAAAGGATTGCTGTGGTACTTGGGATCTTGATAGCGACGGCCCTGATGGCCCAAACCACTATAATTTCCGATAATATGACCAACTTCCCAACGGGGTGGAGCACTTATTCAAGTTCTTCATCTCACCAGTGGACGAAGGTCTCATCAAACTATAATTCGGCCTCCTATTCAGCAAAAAATACGAAGTACGCTAGATATGGAAATAGTGTGGATGAGTATTTCTATCGCACCATCAATCTTTCAGGTTACACCTCTGCAACACTAACCTTTTACTATTGGATGGATACCGAAGCTAATTACGATTTCTTTGAAGTCTGGTATTATACGGGTTCATGGAATCGTGCGTGGTACAAAAGCGGAAGGTACAGATATTGGCAGAAAGCCAGTGTCAGCATCCCTACCAATGCCACATATATTCTTTTTAGATTCCTTTCTGATGGGAGTGTAACTGATACAGGGGTCTATGTTGACGATATTGTTTTGACCGCCACTTCAGATGGTGGAAGTGGTGGTGACGACGGTGGAACAACCCCCACCACCAAAGAGTGGACCATCATGGTTTACATGAATGGTGACAACGACCTTGAGACTTACGCCATTAAAGATTTAAACGAAATGGAATACGGTGGCGGTTCAAATTCCTACAGGAATGTTGTTGTCCAGGTTGACAGAATTTCTGGCTATGACACTTCTAATGGCAACTGGACAACCTGCAGAAGATACTATGTTACCAATGACGCCAGTAACTCTTCCACTATAGTTTCCACCCTCATTCAGGACATTGGCGAAGTAAACATGGGTGATCCTAACACCTTAGCGACTTTCGCGAAGTGGGCAATTCAGAATTACCCAGCCAAAAAGTACTTCTTAATTCTTTGGGATCATGGTGATGGATGGTACAAGGGTGAGGACGAGTCGCCTATTTTCAAAGGTGTTAGTGTTGACATGTCTTCATCCAATGCTCAGATAAATGTGTATAATGGCGAGCTTGCTAACGCCTTATCCTCGATAAAGAGCTATCTTGGAAGGAATATTGACATTGTTGGTTTTGATGCCTGCCTTATGGGTATGCTTGAAGTAATGGATATTGTTAGAAATTACGCTAATTATTTTGTCGGTTCAGAGGAAACAGAGGCTGCGGATGGCTGGTATTACACGGGCTTCCTTAGCACAATGAACAGCAATCCCACTATTTCCCCTGCTGACCTCGCCAAGGCAGTAGTTAACTCGGCCACAGGTCTTTCTACCCTTGCATCCGTTGATCTTTCTAAGGTAGGAACATTGGTCTCCTACCTCAATACTTTCGCTCAAGAACTCATCAACGCAAGAAATGCTGGTTATGGCAGTGCAATAAATACAGCTAGAACAAATGCAAAAAGCTTCTATATTAGTGATCACAAAGATCTTTACATGTTTGCAAACAATATCTACAGCAACACGAGCCTACCTTCTACGCTTAGAAATGCTGCTTACAATGTGATGAGTGCCATTACTAATGCTGTGATGAATTACAAGAACTCTTCAACCTATTCTTCCTGCCGTGGTGTTGCAATTTATTACCCTGCATCTTCTTCCAGCTACAACACCAATTACAATTATCTGCCTATTGCTTCTTCAACTAAGTGGGATGACTTTATTAAAGGTGCTACTGCGGTTTCACCTGAACCTGACGACAACGATGTCACTCAGGAGAGGATTAGTGGCGTCACATTCTTTGAGGTTGTTTCCAATGTGGCTTCTGGTCCTGTTTACTTCAAATACGCCATATCTAAACCTACAAGGGTGTCTCTAAAAGTATACAACTCTCTTGGTCAGCTTGTTAATGTCGTTGTCTCTGATTATCAGGAACCCGGCGAGTACAAGGTGAAAGTTGATTCCGGACTCGAGAGAGGCGGAGTCTACTACTACCAGTTCTCCACTGATAGTGAAACAAGATCTGGGAAGTTCATTGTGACAAAATAATGATTTGGAGAAGGAGAAGTCTAACGGGCCCCTTTTGGGGCCCGTTTTTTTTGAAAATAAGAGGAGGTCTTTTATGAGGGCTTTAAAAATTATCTTTCCATCGTTACTCCTTTTAATATTATTCTTATCCTCTTGCCAAAAAGTTGATGTAGTTGAGACACCTTCGGGTGATAAACCTGAGACCGCCACTATATTTGACGAAGGCGAAGTAATCGTTAAAGTCCCCGTAGATATTAAAAAGGAGCTGATTAAAGTTGAAAAGCAAGATAAAAACATAATTAATCTAAAATTTGTGAACGGTTTAAGAGTTTCGCCAGCATACAATATTGTTCTTCCAATGTATGTTTATGAGAAGTTAAAGAAATACAACGACATCGAGGTCGGAATTAGGGTCAAGGATTTTGTAGATGGATACGACTTTTTTTACGTTATCTTTAACGGGAATTACGAACACCCATGGATTGGAAAGGCGATTAAGAATGAGAAAGGGGACTTCATTTTCTTTAGGATCAGCGGAATGCTTCTTAAAGAGTACTTCAAGAATCAGAAGTTAGATAAGCTCATGCTGGAATTTAGTCTTGTTAGAAACCCCGATTATCAGAAAAAGGCCTTTGAGAGCAAATTTTACCTTTTGAAATATCAGAATGGGTTTTTCACAATGACTCAAAGTGTTACACCTCCTCCCCCGGGGCAAAGGCCTGTGATTATCATTCACGGCTGGCAACTTCCTTCTTGGAGTGAGGATTATGCATCTTATGTGAAGGGTGTTTCTCAGGAGATTGTAAAATATCTTACTTCCTTGGGACTTGAAGGCAAATACGAGTTTTATGGCTTCGCCTACGATCCCGATTATGATATTTACAATTATTCTGCGCCCGCTCTTGCTCAATACATTTCCCGTTTCTTTGGCTCATCTGATTCGTTAATTTTGATAGCCCATTCGATGGGAGGAATAGTTGCACGAGTTTATGATAAATATTACCGAATAAAACCGGTAAAAAACATTATCACCCTTGGGACTCCACATCACGGTACTCCCTTTGCCAACCTAATCTTTGGTGGATATGTGGTCCCCTTCGTGGTGCCAATAAATCCCTGGCTAAGGTGGGATAATCTCTACTGGACTTGGGCCATGTATCTACATTTTTACCTCTTCGACGGAAATCCTTACCTTGATGCCCTTAATTATAGATATCCTGACTGGTCAAAACTGCATACCTTCTCAGGCTATTCCCTTACCTCTTCCCATCCTTTCTACTATGTTACCGGCGACGATTTGTTAAGATTTATGGGGTTTGGTGATAACGATGGACTTATTCCTCTCTCCTCTGCAAGAGCAAATAATTACTCACCTATTAGATGGTATTTCTATGACACTGATCATTCTGAATTGACCTCAAAGTCAGCAGTTCTTAATGCAATCTTTAACGTTTTGAAATAGTCAATAGGACGGTGCAATGTTATCGGGGCGGGTAATTCCGCCCCTTTTTATTTACGACACTTTTAAAATAGTTATTTAAAATGTTCAAAGTGCTTAAAGCACGATTATTTCGTTTTTTGTAAACACACCATTTGAAGTTTGACATTTCAACCCTAACATAATATAATATTTGAGCTTTCAAACGTTCTTTGAAAATAGGGCAAGAAGGTTGGGTGGTTAGCGAGCAAGTGATCAAATCTTCCTATGGAGGGTTTGATCCTGGCTCA from bacterium harbors:
- a CDS encoding sigma 54-interacting transcriptional regulator → MREVEVSYSIFILNKFLEQLLPPIPLEVALDQAFLEKVKDKLDPLLIRSGLSNLIREFSLCERNQNEAVGALSFGSGIVNFRVPVANSNKYLRVDFECDPSDLPNLSILSISLTLALKEVHKEVEKLKEGGIVGIPEDIVMKIKKAAASNLPCLILGETGVGKEVVAELIHRWSGRRGPFVVVNCGAIPHGLFENELFGHEPNSFTGSSKTGLKGKIEIADGGTLFLDEIGEISLYSQAKLLRVIERGEFWKLGAMKPTRVDVRFIAATNRPLREFVNVGRFRKDLYFRLKGMEIVIPPLRERRELIEALVNSFLREFSGGRVYFTGDAIGILRAYHWPGNVRELKYLVQYVVDEIKEGPVSATKVKSILGMERSVCPYEEAKRQFDRSYILSALELNAGNITKTAQQLGMSRRWLQLKMNELGLKNQREF
- a CDS encoding clostripain-related cysteine peptidase; protein product: MVKRIAVVLGILIATALMAQTTIISDNMTNFPTGWSTYSSSSSHQWTKVSSNYNSASYSAKNTKYARYGNSVDEYFYRTINLSGYTSATLTFYYWMDTEANYDFFEVWYYTGSWNRAWYKSGRYRYWQKASVSIPTNATYILFRFLSDGSVTDTGVYVDDIVLTATSDGGSGGDDGGTTPTTKEWTIMVYMNGDNDLETYAIKDLNEMEYGGGSNSYRNVVVQVDRISGYDTSNGNWTTCRRYYVTNDASNSSTIVSTLIQDIGEVNMGDPNTLATFAKWAIQNYPAKKYFLILWDHGDGWYKGEDESPIFKGVSVDMSSSNAQINVYNGELANALSSIKSYLGRNIDIVGFDACLMGMLEVMDIVRNYANYFVGSEETEAADGWYYTGFLSTMNSNPTISPADLAKAVVNSATGLSTLASVDLSKVGTLVSYLNTFAQELINARNAGYGSAINTARTNAKSFYISDHKDLYMFANNIYSNTSLPSTLRNAAYNVMSAITNAVMNYKNSSTYSSCRGVAIYYPASSSSYNTNYNYLPIASSTKWDDFIKGATAVSPEPDDNDVTQERISGVTFFEVVSNVASGPVYFKYAISKPTRVSLKVYNSLGQLVNVVVSDYQEPGEYKVKVDSGLERGGVYYYQFSTDSETRSGKFIVTK